The sequence below is a genomic window from Massilia oculi.
CACTCGAGCAGCCAGTCGCTGTTGGGGTCGGCGCCGATGAACAGGAACAGGTGGTGGCTATCGAACACGACCGGCGGGCCGCCGCTGCGGCTGCGGCAGTGCACCCGCTCCAGCCCGGCGTCGTTGCCCTCGAGCGAGGCCAGTTCGAGCCGGGTGTGCAGCACGATGTTCGCGCTCGCCCGGATGCGCTCGATCAGGTAGCTCGACATGCTCGCTTCCAGGCCGTTGCCACGCACCATCAGGTGCACGGTCTTCGCATGCGCGGCCAGGTCGACGGCGGCCTGGCCGGCCGAGTTGCCGCCGCCGACCAGCACCACGGTCTGCTGGCGGCACACCTTCGCTTCGACCGGCGAGGCCCAGTAGTAGACGCCGCGGCCCTCGAAGCGGGCCAGGTCGTCCAGCGCGGGCTTGCGGTAGCGCGCGCCGGCCGCCAGCACCACACTGCGCGCCCGCGCGCAGCTGCCGTCGTCCAGTTCCACGCGCAGCGGGCGCTCGCGGCACAGCAGGCGCATCGCCGGCGCGGGAATAGCGACCTCGGCCCCGAACTTGCTGGCCTGCACAAAAGCGCGGCTGACCAGGGCGTGGCCCGAGATGCCGGTGGGGAAGCCGAAGAAATTCTCGATGCGCGCGCTGGCGCCGGCCTGGCCGCCATAGGCGCGCTGTTCCAGCACCATCACCGACAGGCCTTCCGAGGCGGCGTACACGGCCGTGGCCAGGCCGGCCGGGCCGGCGCCGACCACCAGCACGTCGTAGACCGTGTCGCGCGTGATGTGGGGCATGGTGCCCAGGAAGCGGCCCACCTCGAGCAGGCTCGGGTTCTTGATCACGAAGCCGTCGGGCATGGCGACCAGCGGCCAGTCGCGCTCCTGGCGCCAGTGCTCGCGCACCAGCTGGGCGGCTTCCGGGTCGGAGGCCGGGTCGCGCCGGGTATAGGGTTGCCCATTGCGCGACAAAAAGCTTTCGAGTTCGAACATGCGCGGGTGGCCGGGCGGTCCGATCAGGATTGGCCCGGTCGGCTGCTCGCCGATCAGGCGCGCACGACGCAGCATGAAGGCGCGCATCACGCGTTCTCCCAGCACCGCCTCGGCCATCAGGAGCGCGCGCAGCGCCTCGGGGTCGAGCACCAGGGCTTCTAGGTGGCCGACCGCCACGCCGTCGACCAGCGGCGGCCGGCCCGACAGCTGGGATACC
It includes:
- a CDS encoding FAD-dependent oxidoreductase — its product is MNDSTPESLPEPSVIDPRYLIDLKTRGHQVYPVLGEDELKRIRRFATERAWHDGDYVFRALVDSPGMVVVLSGQLRCSRSNALGHRVEVHLFEPGQFTGEVSQLSGRPPLVDGVAVGHLEALVLDPEALRALLMAEAVLGERVMRAFMLRRARLIGEQPTGPILIGPPGHPRMFELESFLSRNGQPYTRRDPASDPEAAQLVREHWRQERDWPLVAMPDGFVIKNPSLLEVGRFLGTMPHITRDTVYDVLVVGAGPAGLATAVYAASEGLSVMVLEQRAYGGQAGASARIENFFGFPTGISGHALVSRAFVQASKFGAEVAIPAPAMRLLCRERPLRVELDDGSCARARSVVLAAGARYRKPALDDLARFEGRGVYYWASPVEAKVCRQQTVVLVGGGNSAGQAAVDLAAHAKTVHLMVRGNGLEASMSSYLIERIRASANIVLHTRLELASLEGNDAGLERVHCRSRSGGPPVVFDSHHLFLFIGADPNSDWLLECGVELDRKGFVLTGYEATGRHGGRDLETSVPGVFAVGDLRAGSTKRVAAAAGEGAAVVAQVHRFLAEQLQESDAGP